Proteins encoded together in one Qingshengfaniella alkalisoli window:
- a CDS encoding M48 family metalloprotease: protein MLSSLIPAALSRLCLVASLLMMLSPAAQARSLLRDAGMEHGLNMMAQPLLVAAGLPANRTKVLVINDMSMNAFVVDSSHIFVNAGLILKARNAAELQAVFAHEIAHIANGHFSRRRLNAQSSRTVTGIGIALALAAGVGTNNAEVAAGLAAGAAGAAHSAFLAHTRAEEASADQSGMRYMARSGIDPRAMSQLLDHFEAQEAMSSVRRNPYTYSHPLSRDRKRAVADYAARLPDQDYDNTTADYWFGRAQGKLSAYLRSPGYTANRLAAGDDSDAALIQRSVAALVTPDYTAAQRYAAMLTARSPDDPYFHDLAGWVELESGRVDAAIAAYARAAELAPYEPLILAGYGRALMARNTAASRTQAREVLETARARDPFNARLLRDLATAYASEGENGMASVTTAERLALTGDLASAHVHAQRALGQLPTGSPGWNRAQDIARAAQSAGKRR, encoded by the coding sequence ATGCTCAGTTCCCTTATCCCTGCCGCCCTGTCGCGGTTGTGCCTCGTCGCGTCACTTCTGATGATGCTGTCGCCCGCCGCGCAGGCCCGATCCCTGCTGCGCGACGCAGGGATGGAGCATGGGCTGAACATGATGGCCCAACCGTTGCTGGTGGCGGCCGGCTTGCCCGCGAACCGCACGAAAGTTCTGGTCATCAATGACATGTCGATGAACGCCTTTGTCGTTGATAGCTCGCATATTTTCGTAAACGCGGGACTAATCCTGAAGGCCCGCAACGCGGCAGAACTTCAGGCCGTCTTCGCCCATGAAATTGCCCATATCGCCAACGGGCATTTTTCTCGTCGGCGGCTGAACGCGCAAAGCAGTCGGACGGTCACCGGCATTGGAATCGCGCTCGCGCTTGCCGCAGGTGTCGGCACCAACAACGCCGAAGTTGCAGCAGGCTTGGCCGCAGGCGCTGCTGGCGCGGCCCACAGCGCCTTCCTTGCCCATACCCGCGCGGAAGAGGCCTCCGCCGATCAATCCGGCATGCGCTACATGGCGCGCTCCGGCATCGACCCACGCGCGATGAGCCAACTCCTCGATCATTTCGAGGCGCAGGAAGCGATGTCGTCAGTCCGGCGCAACCCCTACACTTACAGCCACCCGCTGTCACGCGACCGCAAACGCGCCGTGGCCGATTACGCGGCGCGCCTGCCGGATCAGGATTACGACAACACCACCGCCGATTATTGGTTCGGTCGGGCGCAGGGCAAGCTCTCGGCCTATCTGCGCAGCCCCGGCTATACCGCAAACCGGCTGGCCGCAGGTGATGACAGCGACGCCGCACTGATCCAGCGATCCGTTGCGGCACTCGTCACGCCCGATTACACCGCCGCGCAGCGCTATGCCGCCATGCTGACCGCCCGCAGCCCCGATGATCCCTATTTTCACGATCTGGCCGGATGGGTGGAACTGGAAAGCGGACGGGTGGACGCTGCCATCGCCGCCTATGCCCGCGCCGCAGAACTTGCTCCCTATGAACCGCTGATCCTTGCGGGCTATGGTCGCGCGCTGATGGCCCGTAACACCGCCGCCTCACGCACACAGGCCCGCGAGGTTCTGGAAACCGCCCGCGCCCGCGATCCGTTCAACGCGCGTCTCTTGCGCGACCTTGCCACCGCCTATGCAAGCGAGGGCGAAAACGGTATGGCATCTGTAACCACCGCAGAACGGCTTGCCTTGACGGGCGATCTGGCATCCGCTCATGTCCACGCGCAGCGTGCGCTCGGACAGTTGCCGACCGGGTCACCCGGATGGAACCGGGCCCAAGACATCGCCCGCGCAGCCCAGTCTGCCGGAAAACGGAGATAA
- a CDS encoding DsbA family protein: MKPVMLAIGLALMTAATPALAFDPANMTDSERAAFRSEVRQYLIDNPEVIIEAVNALEQRQQDAQATTDQTLISENSDAIFDDGYSWVGGNPDGDITMVEFLDYRCGYCKRAFEDVEDLVSTDGNIRFIVKEFPILGPQSVLASQFAIAARNEIGMDAYKDLHDALFEFRGEISAEALETLATDLGLDAQTILAGMNDDSVMNEIQANHALGQALQINGTPSFVIEDQMLRGYMPLASMKDFVAELRAE, encoded by the coding sequence ATGAAACCAGTCATGCTCGCAATCGGCCTTGCCCTTATGACGGCCGCAACGCCAGCGCTGGCCTTCGACCCGGCCAATATGACCGACAGCGAACGCGCGGCCTTCCGCAGCGAGGTTCGTCAATACCTGATCGACAATCCTGAAGTCATCATCGAAGCCGTCAACGCGCTGGAACAACGACAACAGGACGCTCAAGCCACAACGGATCAGACGCTGATCTCGGAAAACAGCGACGCCATTTTCGATGACGGTTACTCATGGGTCGGCGGCAACCCCGACGGTGATATCACCATGGTCGAGTTCCTCGATTACCGCTGTGGCTATTGCAAGCGCGCGTTTGAGGATGTGGAGGATCTGGTCAGCACCGACGGCAATATTCGTTTCATCGTAAAAGAATTCCCGATTCTGGGTCCGCAGTCGGTTCTGGCTTCGCAATTTGCCATCGCCGCACGCAATGAAATCGGGATGGACGCCTATAAGGACCTGCATGACGCGCTGTTCGAATTCCGGGGCGAGATCAGCGCCGAAGCGCTCGAAACCCTGGCCACGGATTTGGGACTCGACGCCCAAACGATTCTGGCCGGTATGAATGACGACTCGGTCATGAACGAGATTCAGGCCAACCACGCTCTGGGACAGGCGCTGCAGATCAACGGCACGCCCAGTTTCGTCATCGAGGACCAGATGCTGCGCGGCTACATGCCCTTGGCCTCGATGAAGGATTTCGTCGCGGAACTTCGCGCGGAATAG
- the ispG gene encoding flavodoxin-dependent (E)-4-hydroxy-3-methylbut-2-enyl-diphosphate synthase, producing MSINHIRPWRNIYRRESRQIHVGNVPVGGGAPISVQTMTNTDTTDVAATVAQVQACAEAGADIVRISVPDEASSRALKDIVAESPVPIVADIHFHYKRAIESADAGAACLRINPGNIGDESRVKEVIRAAKDHGCSIRIGVNAGSLERHLLEKYGEPCPDAMVESGLDHIRILQDNDFHEFKISVKASDVFLAAAAYQGIAEATDAPIHLGITEAGGLTAGTIKSAIGLGNLLWMGIGDTLRVSLSADPVEEVKVGYEILKSLGLRHRGVNIISCPSCARQGFDVIKTVEALEKRLEHVKTPMSLSIIGCVVNGPGEALMTDVGFTGGGKDAGMVYLAGKASHKMSNDQMINHIVEEVEKKAAQIEADSAASEEAAQ from the coding sequence ATGTCGATCAACCACATCCGTCCATGGCGAAACATCTATCGGCGCGAATCCCGGCAGATCCATGTCGGGAACGTTCCTGTCGGCGGTGGCGCGCCGATTTCCGTTCAGACCATGACCAACACCGACACGACAGATGTCGCGGCGACCGTGGCGCAGGTGCAGGCCTGTGCGGAGGCGGGGGCCGATATTGTCCGCATATCGGTGCCGGATGAAGCTTCCTCCAGGGCGTTGAAGGACATCGTCGCCGAAAGCCCCGTGCCAATCGTCGCTGACATTCATTTCCACTATAAGCGGGCGATTGAATCGGCGGATGCGGGGGCTGCCTGCCTGCGGATAAATCCCGGCAATATCGGCGATGAAAGCCGTGTCAAGGAAGTCATCCGCGCGGCCAAAGACCACGGCTGTTCCATTCGGATCGGTGTGAATGCGGGCAGCTTGGAACGCCATCTGCTGGAAAAATATGGCGAGCCATGCCCCGACGCCATGGTCGAGTCGGGATTGGACCATATCCGGATTCTGCAAGATAATGATTTCCACGAGTTCAAGATCAGCGTGAAGGCGTCAGATGTCTTTCTGGCGGCTGCCGCCTATCAGGGGATCGCCGAAGCCACCGATGCGCCCATCCATCTGGGAATCACCGAGGCGGGGGGGCTGACGGCAGGTACGATCAAATCGGCGATTGGCCTGGGCAACCTGCTATGGATGGGTATCGGCGATACGCTGCGTGTGAGCCTGTCCGCCGATCCGGTCGAGGAGGTGAAGGTCGGCTACGAAATCCTGAAATCTCTGGGCCTGCGCCATCGCGGCGTGAACATCATTTCCTGTCCCTCCTGCGCGCGCCAGGGTTTTGACGTGATCAAGACGGTCGAGGCGCTGGAGAAACGGTTGGAGCATGTGAAGACACCGATGAGCTTGTCCATCATCGGCTGCGTCGTGAACGGCCCGGGCGAGGCGCTGATGACCGATGTGGGTTTCACCGGTGGCGGGAAAGATGCCGGAATGGTTTATCTGGCGGGTAAGGCGTCGCACAAGATGTCGAATGATCAGATGATCAACCATATCGTGGAAGAGGTCGAAAAAAAGGCCGCGCAGATTGAAGCCGATAGCGCGGCCAGCGAGGAGGCGGCGCAGTAA
- a CDS encoding N-acetylmuramoyl-L-alanine amidase family protein: MSESGDPVIGIGLSRPLPWRLETSATPPTLTVEFNSLSGGDVADQITLAEPVEAVRQQQADNKTRVTFWLTAPMRVAQAGMQVDNPDQAAILSIRLVPDPDPESDAVAGQGMDAVTNHSGDAARLVVMLDPGHGGDDRGAQYGGIDEADLVLDFTRALRDRLARDTGFDVRLTRQEDGFVSLYERVSQAREADADVFISIHADSVLRGQARGASVYTLRRDGEDPLNSYLDGTRPRGDLITQLDLTGHTDDVATALLDLSQRTTSPRSKTLAHSLVGAMADEGVVLYKHPEKLANFVVLRAPDIPSVLVELGFLSNPADRALITDPDWQRRMIDALTKGLLLWLDGSDDTVMR, encoded by the coding sequence ATGAGTGAATCAGGCGATCCAGTCATCGGCATCGGCCTGTCGCGGCCCTTGCCTTGGCGCTTGGAAACATCCGCCACGCCGCCCACGCTGACTGTTGAGTTCAACTCGCTGTCGGGCGGGGATGTTGCCGATCAGATCACATTGGCCGAGCCGGTTGAGGCGGTGCGGCAACAGCAAGCTGATAACAAGACCCGCGTCACGTTTTGGCTGACCGCGCCAATGCGGGTCGCGCAGGCGGGGATGCAGGTAGACAATCCGGATCAGGCCGCGATCCTTTCTATACGGCTGGTTCCAGACCCAGACCCAGAGTCAGACGCGGTTGCGGGGCAGGGGATGGACGCCGTCACGAACCATTCCGGTGATGCGGCGCGACTTGTCGTGATGCTCGATCCCGGCCACGGGGGTGATGATAGGGGGGCGCAGTACGGCGGTATCGACGAGGCCGATCTCGTGCTGGATTTTACGCGGGCACTGCGTGACCGGCTGGCACGCGACACCGGCTTCGATGTACGGCTGACCCGTCAGGAGGACGGCTTTGTTTCGCTTTACGAACGCGTCAGCCAGGCGCGGGAGGCTGACGCGGACGTGTTCATCTCTATTCACGCGGATTCGGTCTTGCGCGGACAGGCCAGAGGGGCAAGCGTCTATACCCTACGACGTGATGGCGAAGATCCGCTGAACAGCTATCTGGACGGCACACGTCCGAGGGGCGATCTGATAACCCAGCTTGACCTGACGGGGCACACGGATGATGTCGCCACGGCATTGCTGGACTTGTCTCAGCGCACGACATCGCCGCGCAGCAAGACATTGGCGCATTCGCTGGTGGGGGCTATGGCAGATGAGGGCGTGGTACTTTACAAACATCCGGAAAAGCTGGCGAACTTTGTTGTGCTGCGCGCGCCTGATATCCCATCGGTTCTGGTGGAGCTGGGTTTTCTGTCAAACCCCGCTGACCGCGCACTGATCACGGACCCGGACTGGCAGCGACGGATGATCGACGCCCTGACCAAGGGGCTGTTGCTATGGTTGGACGGCTCGGACGATACCGTTATGCGGTAA
- the hemA gene encoding 5-aminolevulinate synthase, protein MNYAAQIDAALDRLHQEGRYRTFIDIERKQGQFPHATWRKPDGSEQPVTVWCGNDYLGMGQHPAVLAAMHEAIDTTGAGSGGTRNISGTTVYHKRLEAELADLHGKDAALLFTSAYIANDATLSTLPKLFPGLVIISDELNHASMIEGIRHGKCEKHIFRHNDVAHLRGILESLDPAAPKVIAFESVYSMDGDFGPIEAICDLADEFGALTYLDEVHAVGMYGPRGGGVTERDNLAHRIDIVNGTLGKAFGVVGGYIAASEKMVDAIRSYAPGFIFTTSLPPAVAAGAAASISHLKNDPALRERHQTQAHILKVRLKGLGLPVIDHGSHIVPVMVGNPVKCKMISDRLLNDHGIYVQPINFPTVPRGTERLRFTPSPVHGPEEMDKLVRALDSLWSHCALSREQLSA, encoded by the coding sequence GTGAACTACGCCGCGCAAATCGACGCCGCGCTTGACCGGCTGCATCAGGAAGGCCGTTACCGGACCTTCATAGACATCGAACGCAAGCAAGGGCAGTTCCCGCATGCGACCTGGCGCAAGCCCGATGGCAGTGAACAGCCGGTGACGGTGTGGTGCGGCAATGACTATCTCGGCATGGGGCAGCACCCGGCGGTCCTGGCGGCGATGCATGAAGCGATTGATACAACCGGTGCAGGGTCTGGTGGGACGCGGAACATTTCCGGCACCACCGTCTATCACAAGCGGCTGGAGGCAGAACTGGCCGATCTGCATGGCAAAGATGCCGCACTCTTGTTTACCTCGGCTTACATCGCGAATGACGCGACGCTTTCGACATTGCCCAAGCTGTTTCCCGGGCTCGTCATCATTTCGGACGAATTGAACCACGCGTCGATGATCGAAGGCATTCGGCACGGAAAATGCGAGAAGCACATCTTCCGTCACAACGACGTGGCCCATCTGCGGGGCATTCTTGAAAGCCTCGATCCGGCCGCGCCGAAGGTCATCGCCTTCGAATCCGTCTATTCGATGGATGGCGATTTCGGACCGATCGAAGCGATCTGTGACCTGGCCGATGAGTTCGGCGCGCTGACCTATCTCGACGAGGTGCACGCGGTGGGCATGTACGGTCCGCGCGGTGGGGGCGTGACCGAGCGTGACAATCTTGCGCATCGGATCGACATTGTTAACGGCACGCTGGGCAAGGCCTTCGGCGTGGTGGGCGGTTACATCGCCGCGTCCGAGAAAATGGTAGATGCCATAAGGTCTTACGCGCCGGGCTTCATCTTCACGACGTCGCTTCCACCCGCTGTCGCGGCTGGTGCCGCCGCGTCGATCAGCCATCTGAAAAACGATCCCGCGCTGCGCGAACGTCACCAGACGCAGGCCCACATCCTCAAGGTGCGCCTGAAAGGGCTTGGCTTGCCAGTGATAGATCACGGCAGCCACATCGTGCCGGTGATGGTTGGCAATCCGGTGAAGTGCAAAATGATCTCGGACCGGTTGTTGAACGATCACGGCATTTATGTTCAGCCGATCAACTTCCCCACGGTGCCCCGTGGCACGGAACGTCTTCGTTTCACCCCATCGCCTGTTCATGGGCCGGAAGAAATGGATAAGCTGGTGCGTGCGCTGGACAGCCTGTGGTCGCACTGTGCGCTGAGCCGCGAGCAGCTTTCCGCTTGA
- a CDS encoding penicillin-binding protein 1A, producing MLRFILGFFGAIFSFVTIGAVLAGLIVGAIFWMYGRDLPDHDQLSQYAPPTISRVYSAEGELIDEFAQERRLFVPSSEIPDLVKQAFISAEDKNFYTHHGYDTLGMVKAAIDMAQGGALRGASTITQQVMKNFLLSGDRSAERKIKELILAARLEETLSKDQILELYLNEIYLGQNSYGVAAAAQTYFNKKLSDLDAEEAAYLAALPKAPSTYHPVREMDRAVARRNFVLREMNENGYLDDESYEVARAAPLKSVQNGDYDSFRRSVPPRDYFTDEIRRQLSQDFGETEFFTGGLSIRSTFDPDLQGRAAESLRHGLEQYDRSRGIWRGTGATIATDTLGDEGLWRAALAETDVPRDITGWYPAVVLSTEDSTAQLGIEGLDRDAETQFIPANDVTWARRAGQNRAQVPADLVSAGDVVLVRQMTDDAGNPTRWSLRQVPEVQGAFMAMDVNSGRVLAMQGGFSYQSSVFNRATQATRQPGSSFKPFVYAAALDSGYTPATIVIDAPIEVNIGGTIWRPKNYSNKFYGPTPLRTGIERSRNLMTVRLAQAVGMDTVADYAERFGVYDDMGPYLANSLGSEETTLWRMVAAYSMFANGGERVQPTLVDRVQDRWGKTIYRHEARRCTDCEKLNLPRGEAPHIDSDREQVMDPITAYQLTSMMKGVVDRGTASGRVNLPVPTAGKTGTTNDEKDVWFVGFTSNIAAGCYIGYDQPRPLGRGAAGGSMCGPVFNEFMKYAVEIFGGGPFKVPPGGHFIKIDRISGARLADSATGPNVVAEYFRDGVTPVFGAAAMVDGGFAMGSELPLYSRSEALRAAEEIITSTGERRSIPRKATFGAISSGGLY from the coding sequence TTGCTCCGTTTCATCCTTGGTTTTTTTGGTGCGATTTTCAGCTTCGTCACGATTGGCGCGGTACTGGCCGGACTTATCGTCGGTGCGATTTTCTGGATGTATGGCCGCGACCTGCCCGATCACGATCAGTTGTCGCAATATGCGCCGCCGACGATCAGCCGCGTATATTCGGCTGAAGGCGAGTTGATCGACGAGTTTGCGCAGGAGCGTCGCCTGTTCGTACCATCCTCGGAAATTCCGGACCTTGTGAAGCAGGCATTCATTTCCGCTGAGGACAAGAACTTCTATACCCATCACGGCTATGACACTCTCGGCATGGTCAAGGCCGCAATTGATATGGCGCAGGGGGGTGCGCTGCGCGGTGCGTCAACGATCACGCAGCAGGTGATGAAGAACTTCCTTCTATCCGGCGACCGTTCGGCAGAGAGGAAAATCAAGGAACTGATCCTCGCTGCGCGCTTGGAAGAAACGCTGTCCAAGGACCAGATTCTCGAACTCTATCTGAACGAGATTTATCTGGGGCAGAACAGTTATGGGGTAGCGGCGGCGGCGCAGACCTATTTCAACAAGAAGCTGTCCGATCTGGATGCGGAAGAGGCGGCTTATCTGGCAGCGCTGCCCAAGGCGCCCTCCACCTACCATCCGGTGCGCGAGATGGACCGCGCGGTTGCGCGTCGTAACTTCGTGCTGCGCGAGATGAACGAGAACGGCTATCTCGACGATGAAAGTTACGAAGTGGCCCGCGCAGCTCCGCTGAAAAGCGTTCAGAATGGCGACTATGACAGTTTCCGCCGCTCGGTGCCGCCGCGTGATTATTTCACCGACGAGATTCGCCGCCAGTTGTCGCAGGATTTCGGCGAGACGGAATTCTTCACTGGAGGCCTGAGCATCCGATCCACCTTTGATCCGGACTTGCAGGGGCGGGCGGCCGAGTCGTTGCGGCATGGTCTCGAACAATACGATCGCAGTCGTGGAATCTGGCGCGGAACGGGTGCAACGATCGCCACGGATACTCTGGGTGATGAAGGTCTGTGGCGTGCCGCGCTGGCTGAAACCGACGTGCCCCGAGATATCACGGGCTGGTATCCGGCCGTGGTGCTGTCCACCGAAGACTCGACCGCGCAATTGGGCATCGAAGGGTTGGATCGCGACGCCGAGACGCAATTCATCCCCGCCAATGATGTGACCTGGGCGCGCCGCGCCGGTCAGAACCGTGCACAGGTTCCGGCGGATCTTGTGTCCGCAGGCGATGTCGTTCTGGTGCGGCAAATGACGGATGATGCGGGCAACCCCACCCGCTGGTCTTTGCGCCAAGTACCGGAAGTGCAGGGTGCTTTCATGGCGATGGACGTCAATTCCGGTCGTGTGCTGGCGATGCAGGGCGGTTTTTCGTATCAGAGTTCCGTTTTCAATCGTGCGACACAGGCGACGCGGCAGCCAGGATCATCGTTCAAACCCTTCGTTTACGCGGCAGCGCTCGACAGCGGATACACACCAGCAACCATCGTGATCGACGCACCGATCGAGGTGAATATCGGCGGTACGATCTGGCGCCCCAAGAACTATTCGAACAAGTTTTACGGTCCCACACCGTTGCGGACGGGGATTGAGCGTTCGCGGAACCTGATGACAGTGCGGCTTGCACAGGCCGTCGGGATGGACACCGTGGCCGATTACGCCGAACGCTTTGGCGTCTATGACGATATGGGGCCGTATCTGGCAAATTCGCTGGGATCCGAGGAAACCACGCTTTGGCGCATGGTCGCGGCCTATTCGATGTTTGCCAATGGCGGTGAACGCGTGCAGCCGACGCTGGTCGACCGTGTTCAGGACCGCTGGGGTAAGACGATCTACCGACATGAGGCGCGCCGATGCACGGATTGTGAAAAGTTGAACCTGCCGCGCGGCGAAGCGCCGCACATCGACAGCGACCGTGAACAGGTGATGGATCCGATCACGGCATATCAGTTGACCTCCATGATGAAGGGCGTTGTGGATCGCGGCACCGCATCGGGCCGGGTCAATCTGCCGGTGCCCACAGCAGGCAAAACCGGCACGACCAATGACGAGAAAGACGTCTGGTTCGTTGGCTTCACCTCCAACATCGCGGCAGGGTGTTATATCGGCTACGACCAGCCGCGTCCGCTGGGGCGGGGTGCCGCTGGCGGTAGTATGTGCGGGCCCGTATTCAACGAGTTCATGAAGTATGCGGTCGAGATTTTCGGTGGTGGACCGTTCAAGGTTCCGCCGGGTGGGCATTTCATCAAGATCGACCGGATCAGTGGTGCGCGTCTGGCCGACAGCGCCACTGGCCCGAATGTGGTTGCGGAATATTTCCGCGATGGCGTAACGCCGGTCTTCGGGGCCGCCGCGATGGTCGATGGGGGCTTCGCCATGGGGTCGGAACTGCCGCTCTATTCGCGGTCCGAAGCGCTGCGCGCGGCGGAGGAGATCATCACCTCGACGGGTGAGCGCCGGTCCATTCCACGGAAAGCGACATTCGGTGCGATCAGTTCTGGAGGGCTCTACTAG
- a CDS encoding helix-turn-helix domain-containing protein — MMRRADTPDIPDSGPKSFDDYDLKLGDIMRGERATLGKSLLDVQREIKIKASYIAAIENADLAAFETPGFIAGYVRSYARYLKMNPDWVYKAFCEESGFSHVTGLDAKIHAKPQNTKSVAQVGRSHGAAKAPAKPFSDEMLARSPIQATPRKLFLGGIEPGAVGSIVVLTGLIAALGYGGWSVLQQIQRVTVAPIETQITALPTETGDVEERPSESVVAENTPPRAEALERLYRPQVLERPVVVPRDGPIATLDPAAQGVYAGYRPPPQIGSVPELKTAAATRPDRPVIMSADHMALAEMTRAEEAVDTGEVQVVEEPAPGIVMFAVRPAWVRVRAADGTVLLEKILETGERYVLPDTAQPPTLRAGNSGSVYFAVNGQTLGPAGPGTSVAKNVVLSADALGQSYQLADLSENPELARVAELAIASQEPPLEQSTEIAQD; from the coding sequence ATGATGCGGCGTGCTGATACGCCAGATATTCCGGATTCCGGACCTAAAAGCTTCGACGACTACGATCTGAAGCTTGGGGATATCATGCGCGGCGAACGTGCGACTTTGGGCAAGTCGCTTCTGGATGTTCAGCGCGAAATAAAGATCAAGGCCAGCTACATCGCAGCGATCGAAAACGCCGATCTGGCCGCGTTCGAGACGCCGGGTTTCATCGCCGGTTATGTCCGGTCCTATGCACGATATCTGAAAATGAACCCGGATTGGGTTTACAAGGCCTTCTGCGAAGAAAGCGGGTTTTCGCATGTCACGGGGCTGGATGCAAAAATTCATGCAAAGCCGCAGAACACGAAATCGGTCGCACAGGTCGGCAGAAGTCACGGGGCCGCAAAAGCACCTGCGAAGCCTTTCAGTGACGAGATGCTTGCGCGTAGTCCAATTCAAGCCACGCCACGCAAACTGTTTCTGGGTGGAATCGAACCCGGGGCCGTTGGCTCGATCGTCGTGTTGACCGGGCTGATTGCAGCGCTTGGCTATGGTGGCTGGAGTGTTTTACAGCAAATCCAGCGCGTTACAGTTGCGCCGATCGAAACTCAGATTACCGCTTTGCCAACGGAAACAGGCGATGTGGAGGAACGGCCTTCGGAAAGCGTGGTGGCCGAAAACACCCCGCCACGGGCCGAGGCACTAGAGCGTCTTTATCGCCCGCAGGTGCTGGAGCGCCCGGTTGTCGTGCCACGCGACGGGCCCATTGCGACGCTCGATCCTGCTGCGCAGGGAGTGTATGCAGGCTATAGGCCACCGCCGCAGATCGGGTCTGTGCCAGAGTTAAAGACCGCTGCGGCCACGCGCCCTGATCGTCCGGTAATCATGTCCGCAGACCATATGGCTTTGGCCGAGATGACGCGCGCGGAGGAGGCGGTGGATACCGGAGAGGTGCAGGTGGTCGAAGAGCCCGCGCCAGGCATCGTTATGTTTGCAGTGCGTCCGGCGTGGGTACGCGTTCGCGCGGCAGACGGCACTGTGCTGCTCGAAAAAATTCTGGAAACGGGTGAACGTTACGTATTGCCGGATACGGCGCAGCCGCCGACCCTGCGTGCGGGGAATTCTGGGTCTGTCTATTTCGCGGTAAATGGTCAGACATTGGGACCGGCGGGTCCCGGAACGTCGGTTGCCAAGAATGTTGTGCTATCGGCTGACGCGCTTGGGCAAAGCTATCAACTGGCCGATCTGAGCGAGAATCCCGAACTGGCGCGCGTCGCCGAACTGGCGATTGCGTCCCAAGAGCCACCTCTCGAGCAATCGACGGAGATCGCGCAGGATTGA
- a CDS encoding pyridoxal phosphate-dependent aminotransferase translates to MKTSRRSEVDPFIVMDVMEAAAKAEAAGRHIIHMEVGQPGTAAPQKARQALSDAMDADALGYTVALGIPALRDGIAALHQRWYGVDLDPARVVVTAGSSAAFTLAFTALFDEGDSVGVTEPGYPSYRQILKALSLRSVGVPTHEEHAHRLRPEDIPEGLNGMMVASPANPTGVMLGRDDLAALIERCQSLGTSFISDEIYHGLHYGPRAVSALEVSDDLYVINSFSKYFSMTGWRLGWMVVPPDHVRTIERLAQNLFICAPHAAQVAALGALTAIDELEQNREVYAANRQLLLDGLPKVGLTSFAPPDGAFYVYADVSDWTDDSRAFAAEILEQAGVAITPGLDFDPVRGHQTIRFSYARSTADIREGLTRLQGYLSQRGKPQG, encoded by the coding sequence ATGAAGACTTCAAGGCGCAGCGAGGTTGATCCCTTCATCGTGATGGATGTGATGGAAGCCGCCGCCAAAGCGGAAGCCGCCGGACGTCACATCATCCATATGGAGGTCGGCCAACCCGGCACGGCTGCGCCGCAAAAGGCGCGTCAGGCGTTGTCGGATGCCATGGACGCGGATGCGCTTGGCTACACGGTTGCGCTTGGTATTCCTGCGCTACGCGACGGAATCGCGGCGCTTCACCAGCGCTGGTATGGCGTGGATCTCGATCCCGCGCGGGTCGTTGTGACAGCAGGATCATCGGCGGCATTCACGCTGGCTTTCACGGCGCTGTTCGATGAGGGGGACAGTGTCGGGGTCACGGAGCCGGGATACCCGTCCTACCGCCAGATACTGAAGGCTTTAAGCCTTCGGTCGGTCGGTGTGCCGACCCATGAAGAACATGCCCACCGCTTGCGGCCCGAAGATATTCCCGAGGGTTTGAACGGAATGATGGTGGCCTCGCCTGCCAACCCGACAGGTGTGATGCTTGGCCGCGATGATCTGGCGGCGCTGATCGAGCGGTGTCAATCGCTTGGCACCAGCTTCATCTCGGACGAGATTTACCACGGTCTGCACTACGGCCCGCGGGCGGTGTCGGCGCTGGAAGTTTCGGATGATCTTTATGTCATCAATTCCTTCTCGAAATACTTCTCGATGACAGGCTGGCGTCTGGGCTGGATGGTTGTGCCGCCCGATCATGTCCGCACGATCGAGCGTTTGGCGCAAAACCTGTTCATATGTGCCCCCCATGCCGCGCAGGTGGCGGCTTTGGGCGCTTTGACGGCGATTGACGAACTGGAACAGAACCGCGAGGTCTATGCTGCCAATCGCCAGTTGTTGCTGGATGGACTGCCCAAGGTCGGGCTGACGAGTTTTGCACCGCCAGACGGGGCTTTCTACGTTTATGCCGATGTGTCGGACTGGACCGACGACAGCCGCGCATTTGCTGCAGAGATATTGGAACAGGCGGGTGTCGCCATCACACCGGGGCTGGATTTCGATCCGGTGCGCGGGCATCAGACGATCCGCTTCTCCTATGCGCGCAGCACCGCCGATATCCGTGAAGGGCTGACGCGGCTGCAAGGCTATCTGTCGCAGCGCGGCAAACCACAAGGATGA